Within Dysosmobacter sp. Marseille-Q4140, the genomic segment CCGTGCGCCTCAGGTCTACGACGGGGTGGGCGAGGTGATCTACACCGACGGAGACACCGCCTATCAGGTGCTGGTGGCCTGGCCCAACGACCGCTGCGCCCCGGCGCCGGACATCTACCAGAACGGGCGGGCGGAGGAGACCACCCGCTGGCCCTCCCGGCTGTATGTCAACTACAAGGATACCGGCGCCGACGCCTGGGACGAGTTCTCCGCCCGGGTGGAGAGCTTCCGGGTGGAGGTGGAACAGGACGCCCGGGGCGCCTCGGAGCTGACCGCGGAGGCCCCCACAGTCCGGGACGACTACTCTCCGGACGCCGCCATGGTCTCCACCCTGGACTTCACCGGGGACTGCGGGGAGCCCCAGGTGGTGTGGGTCCTGGAGCTGACCAACGGGGACGTGATCCGGGTCCGGCAGACCATGCACGTGACGCTTATCAACACCTACGTCTACGACTACCACGACTACCCCATGGAGACCCTGGAGCAGCTGCGGACCCTGCTGGACCGGATCGAGGCGGAGACGGACCGGCTGGACGAGGTGCTGGTCTACCTGCCTCCGGTCACCTACACCGGGAAGCTGGAGCTGACCGGCCGCTCCTATGAGTTCCACGGCTGCACCGACGGGACCGGCCGCACGGTGTTCACCGACACCGTCCACGTGGCTACGGAGCAGGCCTACTGGCTGAATTTCTTCTACGACATCGACTTTGTGGGGGACGGCTCCGGTGTGGGGTTGTCCTTCTCCGTCAGCGGCCGGGCCACGGACTGCACCTTCACCGGCTGGAAGACCGCCGTGCTGGGTTACGGCTACGCCTGGGTCAACGTGATCGGCTGCCATCTGGCGGACAATCAGGTGGGCTTCCACTTCAACAGCACCGGCCAGAGCGCCAATCACTCCCTGTACAACGACAACCGCTTCGAGAACAACGGCACCGCCGTGCTGCTGGAGAGCGTGCCCACGGACATGACCCTGGATTTCATGGGTTCAGTGTTCACCGGCAACGGTATCGATATTGACAACCGCTGCGATCACAGCCTGGACATCTCCCAGGCGGTATTTTCCTGAGCGGCCTTCAAACGCATAAAGAGCGCGCCCCCGGCCGGTGGCCGGAGGCGCGCTCTTTATGATTGAAAGGGGGAATCGATCTCTTAGCCGAAGTAGCGCTTCAGCAGGCCCTCGAAAGCCTTGCCGTGACGGGCCTCGTCGCGAGCCATCTCATGAACGGTGTCGTGGATGGCGTCGAGGTTGAGCTCCTTCGCCTTCTTGGCCAGCTCGAACTTGCCGGCGGTAGCGCCGTTCTCGGCGTCCACACGCATCTCCAGGTTCTTCTTGGTGGAGTCGGTCACCACCTCGCCCAGCAGCTCGGCGAACTTGGCGGCGTGCTCGGCCTCCTCATAGGCGGCCTTCTCCCAGTACAGGCCGATCTCGGGGTAGCCCTCCCGGTGGGCCACACGGGCCATGGCCAGGTACATGCCCACCTCGGTGCACTCGCCGGTGAAGTAGCCAAACGGCTTCGCCGTTCGGCGCCGGGGAACAGATGAAAATCCCCTATTCACATAAAAAATCAGTTGCACATGTGCAACTTTTCACATGCTGCAATTCCCATAGAGTTGCACCCAAACTTGCACATTGGGAGGCAATCACATGGGAACTGAAAGCAGCGCAAGCGTATTCCAGCTTGCAAGCGGGATGTGGGCGTTTCGCTACACCTTCACCAAAAATGGGAAACGGGTATCAAAACAGGTCAGCAAAGATGAAAGTGGAAATCCGCTGAAAAGTCGGAGGGCAGCAACCAGGGCGCGGCAAATTGCCATTGACAATGAATTGAATGCCCGCAAGCCAAAGCCCACGGTACGGAAAACTGTTCAAGAGGTCTATCAAGAATACTGTGCCAATGGCCGAAGTGACCGGGCATACACCACCAAACGCAAGCAAGACAGCCTTTGGAAAAACCACCTTTGCGCCCGGTTTGGGGAGCGGTACATTGATGAAATCAGCGCGGCGGAGGTGGTGGACTACTTGACGGAGTTGTATTGCAGCCGGGGTCTCTCCTATCGCTATGTGGAGGGCTTCTTGAAGATGTTCTATCTGCTCTTCGGGCAAGCCTATTCCCGGAACTATCTCGATGTGGACAGCTACAACAAGCTCTGTGTCAACAAAGATACGAAAATCCACATGCCAAAACTGAAAACGGATGATGATTTGGATATTGTGTCATTCAACCGGGAAGAGCTTGTTGTGCTGGATGATTACTTCCACGGTACCAACGCGGAAACGGCGTACTTGCTGGGCCGGTATTGCGGTCTGCGTATCAATGAGTGCTACGGCCTGAAATGGTCGAATGTTGATCTGAAAAACGGCACGATTTTGATTGACCGACAAATGCAATACCAGCAGGGGCGTATCAAGCTGGTGTCCCTCAAAACCCGCAACGCAAAGCGTACAATCCAGATGTGCGACAAATTGAAAGTGTACTTTCAAGGTCTGGCGGAGCGGCGGGAGCAAGACCAGTTCCGCCTTGCTGACTTACGGGAACAGAACCAGCGTATTATTGAGGATTTGGACGGGAGTAAAATTTCCTCCACGGAGCTTGTGAACTGTCTGCCTGATGGGAAAATCCAGACGGTGAACTCCATGAAGTTCCACACGCGGGCGGTTAAGGCCAAATGCGGGATAATGTTCAAATATCATTATCTGCGCCACACATACGGGACTATGATGGCGGAGCTGAATACACCCCAGCACCTACTTTGTTCGCAAATGGGGCACGGCAATATCCAGGTCACACAGCGGTATTATATCGCCCTCTCCAAAGCGGGGATTGATATTCTGCGGGAAAATCTCAATCGGCTATAACTAACAACTTTTGAAAAGAACGGGGCCAGAAGTGACAACTTCCGGCCCCGTTCTATCAACTCTCTTCAACTTGGTATCTTGTTTCAATATCTTCCAGAAACTTTTTCATACTCTCCACCACATCGGGAGGATTTATAATCGCCGCTCTTTTACGGAAACCGCAAACCCACGCGAAAAACTGGTCGCTGACTTCCACATTGGCGGTCACAACAAAATGCTTTTCATCATCCTGCCTGTAAAATACATCGGGGCTTGTTCCAAAGCGTTCAATCGCCGTATCAAGCAGCGAATTGATGAAGCGGATACTGACACGCTTTTGCGTCCCGCCAAACATGGAGAACACGCGGCGAGTATAGCTCTCCATATCCAGCTCGGCAAACACCTTTGCGCCCTCTCTCGGTTCATCAACGGCATTTACTTCCTTCATGCGGTCAATGCGGTATGTCCGCATGTCCTGGGCTTTATCGTCAAAGGCCAGCAGATAATAGTTACCCTCATTTATCAGCAGCTTATAGGGGCTGACCTTATAGGTGGCCCCCTTGCGGCGCTCCACCTGTTCACCCTTATTTTGAAGTGTATATTTCAGATATTTGAAGGTGATTTTTTGCGGAGTGTGGGGCTTTCCGTCCTGCTTGGTAGCCATAGCCGCATAGATAACGCCGACAGTCAGCAAAATGTTGTTACGGGTCGTTTTCACACGGTCACAGAGGAACACTTCTTTTTGCAGCTCTTCCGCCTGGTAGATACTGCAAAACTCGCTGATGGTCTGCACAAGCTCCTTGGCCTTGGACGCGGATATAAACTTGGCCGCATGTACGCACTCGGCCAGCAGCCGCAAATCGTCAAATTCAAACTGGCGGGACAATAGCCGGTATTTGCCGCCCTGTCCCCCGGCTATGTCCATCCCATACACATCCCGCAGGGCGGCTATATCCCGATAGATGGCGCGGCGCTCTACATCAATCCCGCACTCTTCCCGCAGATAATCCACAATGTCCCCGGCGGTGACTGGATGGTTTTCATCTGAATTTTCCAGAAAGTATTTCGCCACAAAGAGCGTTTTCACTTTTTGCTTTTCTGCTCTTGCCATGTGTGCCGCCTCGCTTTCCCGGTCTTATATCCAGTGTACCATAAAATCAGGGAAAAGGCAGCAGCGAAGTTATAGGGGGCCGCTCCACTATGAGCGGCCCCCCTGTCAAATAAGCTGTGCGTGGTTCTGTATTGCCGTTTCTATCCGCTGTGGCTCAATGCCGATATAGCGCTGTGTCACGGCGGCGGAGCTGTGTTGTAGTAGCCTCTGCACCAGGGCAATATCATAGCCGTTTGCCTTATAAATCTCGGTGGCGTACCACTTGCGGAAGCTGTGTGTGCTGATACCCTCAAATCCTAAATAGTCGCACACGATATGAAGCTGCTTCTGTATGGCTCGCTCGGTGATGGGAAAAATCAGCGCATTTCTGTCTATGCCGTTGCGCAAGCAATAATTTTCGATATATTGCTGGATAACAAGCGGAACCGTGAACACGCGGCGCTTGCCTGTTTTTTGCTCGGTGATTTCCAGGCGGTATCTGTCACCATCCCGTACAATATCACAAGGCCGCAGCTTCAATATATCGCTGATACGCAAGCCCAAATTCCCTTCCAGCACAAGGGCGGTGGCTATGCGCTCATTGGAGCGGCAACCGCTGAACCCCTCGCGCATGGTCTGGATTATCTCTTTATATTGCTCGGTGGTGAGCGCCTTTGTTTTCTTGTTCATGGTGGCCTCCATCGTCAAAAGTTCGTTATTTCAAGCGGGAAAGTTCGTGTATTTGAAGCGGCGGCGGAAAAGTCCCGGAATACCTTGATTTTGGTGTTCGTATTTGTTGAATTATACGAACTTTGGGGAATTGGGTGGGGATTGCTCCCCACCCTTCCCTGTCACCCCGCAAGTACCATCGGTGCGCTGCAATCTAAACAGGCTATGTGGACTTCCTTTGTCGCTCGGACGGAATTCCCGCAGCAGGGGCAGATATATTTCCGTGTGCTGGACGTGCGCGGCGGCGGTGGTGTGGTGCCTGTTCCGCTGTGTGTCCCTGTCCCGGTGATATGGAACCCGGCAAACTCGTTGCGGCTTATGAGAATGTCGGTCAAACCATTCTCCAATATGAAGTCCAGCAGCTCGTCAGAGGGGCTTGTGTGGCTCCACCCGTATTTGTCGCTGTGCTCCACGATTAAGCCGTGGGCTTCGGCGGCGGCCTTGAAGCGGCGATTGTGGTAGGTGTTCCCCCGGCTGCAATCCTGCACGCCGTTCTCGTAGTTGTAGTAATGTACCATTTCGTGAAGCAGGGTCGCGGCCACTTCCTCGATGGGCCGGGCCAGTGTCCCGGCTCCTATGTTGATTTCGTGGGTGCCGCCCAGCTTGGACACCCAGGTATCTTCCCGCAGGGAAAAATGGCCGTAGGCGCGGGGCGTGGATTGAATGGTGATCGTCGGCCTTGAAAGTGCATTTTCAAAAAATTCAGCGTTCAGCAGATCAAAAACCTTATTCAGGTACCCGGCCACGCGGTTATAGCTTGTCAGTTCTTTCATGTCTTTTTCTCTCCTATTCTTGATTTTGGGGAGAGGGCAAGCTATAATGGTCTTGCCCTCTCCGTTGCGGTTTGGGTAAAGCTCTTTGTCCTCTGCTTTGGTCGGCGTGTGGGACAAGGGGCTTTTCTTTAGGCGCTGATGGAGAAGCGGCGGCTGGCGCTCTGTTTGGTGTACTCCTTATACAGTTCGCCGTGGGCCTTCTTAAAGGCCGTAGTGTCAAACCGATTGGAAAGAACCGAAGTCCAGCGCACGATATACTTTCCAGCGGTCATTTCCTCGGTGTCGCGCTCCATCATTTCAGCCTTGATACTGTCCCGAATGGCCTCTGCCTCTGCTTTGGCTTCCTCGATAACGGCTTCCCACTCGTTCAGCGCCTCGATTTTGGCTACCAGTTCATTCTTGCTCATAGCTCATTCTCCTTTGCTTTTTATTTGGGGTGTTCCCCTTAACTGATTATAGTTTACACCTTTTTTAAGTGTAATTCAATTCGCAAAATACACAAGTTTTACACTCAAATTATGTGTAATTTTAGCACTTGAAAAAGGTGTAATTTTGTGTTAGAATAAGGACAATGGAAAAGAGGCGCAATTTTTGGAGCGCCCCGGAGGGAGGGCCAAACATGCCAATCAAATACAAGGTTGATGTAATCGCCGCGCTGAAAGAAGCCGGGTACAATACTACCAGAATACGGAAAGAGAAAATCATGGGAGAGGCCATGCTGCAAAAAATCCGCAGCGGTCAAATGGTGTCGTGGGCCACCCTTGAAACCATTTGTGGGCTGCTCAACTGTCAGCCTGGCGATTTACTGGAATACGTCAGAGAGGCCCCGGGCGATAGGTAATTTATGGGAATTACAAAAGACCACTAATGTGGATTACGGTAGTACGAAAATCCAGCGCAGCGCAAAAAACAGGGTGCGCGTCGTGACGTTCGCCACGACGCGCCAGCTTCAAGCAATACTTGGGAGGTGCCGCCATGTTCGGAGATACGGATTTGCCCCTTGCCCTTATCATGGAAGAAATACTCGGCTGGGAGAAGAAGCCCGGCGAAAAGGATGAAGAAGAGAAAGAAAACACACAACTTTCATCAACTTCCAAAAAGTCTTGAACACAAAAAGAGAAGTCGGAGAAAAGATTTTACATCTTTCCCCGACTTCTTGATTTAACGACACATCTTTGTCAGATCAGCGCGGCTCTCATTTGAAATAAAGGCGAACGGTCTTATCTATTTTTTCTTTCACGGCCTTATCAAGCTCTTGTTCGGCTTTGACCTGTATCTCCTTAGCGCTGCTGTCTATCACGCTTTGGGCCAGGGCGTTCACCAAATCGCGGCGCTGCATGAGATAGTCATAGAACCTTTGGCGGCGGCTCTGTTCGTCTTGCCAGCTCTCTTTTGCCCTCTTGTAATTCTCTAAAGCAGTTGGAGCGGAACCGCTCTGTGCGGCAAGGACGCTTTCAATCCAGTGGGTACGGTTGGCCTTGTCTTGGCGCTCGAAATCCTACAAAATTTGAAGTAATTCTTTGAACATTGTTGTGTTCCTCCTTCATTGATTTTTTTGAAAGTGTACTTTCAAGTGCGGAAGCGGAAACCCGGCGTACCCCGTGGGGATTATATCTTTCTCTTTTAACCCCTTCGGGGCGTGCCGGGTTTCCGCTGGAATTACACTGAAAGCACCAAATAGTAACCTCGTTTTATCCTTTTTAGGACACCGCTATCAATCAGCCTCTTTCTCGCTTTATCATCGGTGTACCCCATTTCTACGAGCTGTTTCGTTGTCAAGGTATCGCCTACCTTTACTGCCCCACATGCGGCGGAGAAACGCTCCTGCACTCTTCTCTTGCCCTTCTCCTTGTTCCTGGCGGCGTTGGTTTCCTGGTTGTATTTTGCCATCTCGCCGGGGGCCTTCAAGTCCCGGTTGTCCACAAATTCAACATCGGTATAGTAATCAATCACAAATTTGTAATCGGCGGCGGGTATTGCCCCGGACAGAGGGAATGGAGCGGAACCGCCCACAAAATATTCATTTATCCACTCTGTTATTGCTTTGCAATCCTCTTGTGTAAGGGTGAGGTATCTACCGTAACGGTCAAACTGATAATACATGGTGGGCCGAACCTATTTCCACATTTCTAAATAGCTGCAACGGAAGGCCCGGCACCGATCTAAAACTTCAATCAGCTTTACTTGCCAGCGCTCCCAGGTCATTGAGCTTCCCGTGAAAAGCGCTCTGTCCTCCTGGTAGTCAACGGAATAGCACCATGTCTGCTGTGCGGCACCATCCAGCTTCATCCCCACGCCAAAGGTCACCAGCTTGGCTAAACCGTTGGGCCAATGCAAGCGGGACAGTAAATCATCGGCGGTTTTATTGTCCTCTTCGCGCTGGCAAAAGAAAATCAAGTTCCATCTGTCCTGTTCGCTCACTTCTTCCAATCCATATTTCCACGCCAAAATTTCATACATCAATTTGGTACGCTGTCCGCCTGTCAGCCGCAGCACATCATCCGCAGCTTGCCCCAGGAACTTCACGCGCTTCTTGACTTTGTTGTATTGGTCGGGGAAGGCCAGCTTGAAGAATTCTTCCCGTTTGGAGCGGTTGCCGTTCCAGACAATCCAATGCCCGGTTCTCTGCTTGCCGTTCTCTTCTGTTGTCACATTCTCCCAGGCAATCGGAAGGTCGCGGAATGTCGGCTCGGCGGCAGCTTCTTCCAGCGCGGCGGAAGTATCCTCTTCGAGCGGCAGCGGGAGTTGTGGCGCTGCTGGTTTTACTTCTGGAACCCAAAGGGGCGGAGATGCTTTTGCAGCTTCATAAAGGGCCAGAAACTTTTCCTTCCCCTTGTCCACGGGCGCGTCCTTGTGGTCGAGCGGAACCCCGGTGTTTGGCAAATCAATGATACGGCGGAATTCCATTCCGCCAATATCCTTGATTTTTTCGGCCATTCCCTTGGTTCTCTTATTATACAAATACCAATCGTGGTCATATTCTGATTGCTCTTGATATTGTTTGTCAAACGCAAAATATATCTTTCTGGCTCCGCACTCATAGAGCATGTTAATGTGGTTGAAGTGACAACCAAAGGTGTGTGACGCCACGGTGTTCTTAATACCCCATTGGTGGGCCAGCATAACACTCTTTGCGCCCTCAAAAATAATGGCCTCGCCGCTTTCCTTGATGTATGGAGCGGCGATGTGCAAGCCGTAGAGGTTCAGGCTATTGGGAAAGCTCCATGACGTTTTTTCTTCGTCTGGAAGCATTTCCCGGTATTTTTCTTTTCTGATTAAGGGCACATATTTTGCTCTTGGAAATAACATCGCAACCTTATAAGGTGCGCCTGGATATTTCTTATAGAACTCTTTCCGCAGCATTCGGAAACTTCGTTCATACAGGCCGACAATTTCGCCGTTGATATTGTGGTGTGGAAAAACAATGGAACCGTTCTCCGGGTAATAAGCTACTTGGTATTTTTGGAGCATTTCAACGGAAATACCATCTTCCGTGTGCCATCTCAGCTTTGCCAAAGTTTCTGGTGTATTGTCAAACTCGGAATAGAGTTCATCAATAATGTGTTGAGGAATACCCTTTAGCGGCTCAATGTGTTCCAGCTCAAAAGGACGCTCTTTGTAATCAAAATCCACTTTGGCTGGACGGCGATTTGATAAATCAATCGGCTTTCTACATTTTCCAGATTGATGCCGCTCTCCATCAATCCAATCTTCGATGTATTGTTTTGCGAGGTCAGGGTCAGGCAAATCCAATGTTCGCTTTACCCATGTGTGGAGCAACATACCGCCGCCGCACTCACTGAAACAGTTGACCTTTAGCGTGGTAGGGTCAAACAACGCTGAATGATTTTCGCCATGGTGACAAAGGCCCAAAACTTGAATAGACTGTTTGCCTCTGCTATTTACCCATCGTGGTTCTGCATGAAGGTCTTCAAACAGGGAAAAGAACTCTTCTGGATTAAGGCGAGTGATTTTATCCTCATAGGTCATGCTATCCCCTGATGGCGACAGGTTCTAATTTTCCATCTTTTGGCTTCCTTTCTTTGTAGATTTAAGCAAACAGTAGGAAGCGTGTTGCCAGCACTTGGCGTTGCTGCCCGGAAGCATAGAACGGAAGCGCTCTACAAGATGGAAGGCCGCAGCGCCTTCATCCTACTGCTTGTTTAAGCCTACAAAGGGAATGATGAATTACAAATCTCTTTTTCCTTTTTCTGTTAATATTATAACATAAAAATTTTTTTGTGTCAAAGAAGCGGTTTCCGCCTTGTATTTGCCTCATTCTGCAACAAAGTTGTTACCTTTACTCTAAAAGTTGATGGTTCATCATACAGAGTTGTCGCCACTTCTCAAAAGTTGTTTCGGAGTTGTTGGTTCTTCTCACAAGTTGCCGATTTGCTGGTAGAAATCCATTTCTGAAAGTGTAGCTTCAATTTGGAGCGGAACCGCAGATCGCGAGCGGCTGACAATTTCGCTCACAAGGAGGTCAAAGAGGAGGCTGGGAGTACCCCCAGGTGGAGCGGAACAGGGAGAACCCTCCCCAGGCGGGGGCCGGTTTCGGGAAGATACAGACAGAATTCGCGGCGGCAGATTTTCTTGGGAGTTTTCCCGACCGCTGATAAATCACGGAGAACACGGGCGGGGACGGAAGGTGGCGGATAAAATAATAGCTGGGGCACAGTCTATACCCCAGCTACATAAATCACCACGTTCTATCTTGATACGGCGTACTATCAACACCCCTATTTTGGAGTTTTGTTACCATGCGGTCAAGTTTTCTTTTCCATATTTTCTGAAACCATTCTGTTTTTCCAAACCATTTTACCAGCGTCGGACTGATTGCATAATAGGTATAGATAAAAGCGCGACCATACCATGTTTCTGCAAGAGTATAATCCCGAAAGCGGCGAAGCGTCCATACCTGTGGGCAATCATAAGAGCCGTAAACAGCGGTAGCTACATAACAGCCCCCGCTTTGCTGGGGCTTTTGGGGCGGTGTATAATCCGCTTCATATTTTTGTACTTTAGGTGCATACTCTTGTACTGTTTGCGGAGAACTCCATGTTCCATTCCCTTTATTACCCAACTCTATAGCGAGTTTCCACGCGCCAACAGAGATATGATGAAATTTCTCCTGGCTTCCAAAAAGCAAATCCGTTTGGTCACCGACGACTTTGAAAATATTGAGTGCTGCTTCACAATTATGCACCATTTCAATCGCATAATTGCTTCTAATGTTAAAGTCAATCCCAGCATAATGATTGTCCGTTGTGAAAAGCTGCGCGAGTTCGCTTTCGCTCAAATCCGAAAAAGTAACTTCGCGTGCTGCGCGTTTCGCAAGAGTGCGGCGGTGGCTTTTCGCTTCGCCGACCAAAGTTTTCTTTGCTAATGCGTCGTACTGATGTTGTATTCTTTCCTTGTCGGAAGAAGATAGCTCCATAGAGTTCACCTCCTTCCCGCGTGGAGTAGAGGACGGGAGTTAAGGGCTTGTCCTCTCTGCCCCTTTCGCTCCGTACCCGTTCGGGAGATGGCTCTTGAGTGCGCTTTTCAGAAAAAAGTTGAAAAAAGCAAAATGCGCCCGTCCGCAAGACGCGGACGGGCGCAAAGGAAATGTAAGCAGTAGCTAAATGTATTGACAGTTCACATTCATAGCCGGAATATCCCGCTTGCGGAGCATAGCTTTTTTTGACCGCAAAGCATTAGGCGGGTTACAGTAAATAAAAATGGACACGGCGATACCTCCCCGATACCGCCGTATCCTTAAAAAAGGGCGACTTTAATACACTACCCGCAATCCATTCTATAATAGGGAACAGCGGCTTTTGCGCAATATTAAATAAAAAAGCCGATAACACATAGGTTTTTTGACCTAATGCGTTATCGGCTCTGCGTCTATGCGTCTGGCACTTTTAATCATTTTTTTTTGAATTTATTATATGTGTTAGCTAACTGTCCACAAGCCGCGTTAATCTCTCTGCCATGAGAAACTCTCATAGTAACTTCAAGTCCTGCTTGCTCTAATTGATGTTTGAATGCAACTATTTCCCGTTTCTGTGGTGCTTTAATTCTTGAATTGCTTGTTGGGTTGTATTGTAACACGTTAATCATAACTTTTTTGCCCCGAAACCATTTTGCAAGTTGTCTTACATCTGAGGGCCGGTCATTTATACCCGGTAAAAGCAAATACGCAAAGACAATTTTGCGATTATGCCTTTCAGAATAGGATAAGGCTTGCTTAACAACATCTTCAATAGCATATATGCGCATGTGAGGAATAATACGATTTCTTGCAGATTGTGTTGCTGCGTGTAAAGATATTGTCAACTGAATTTTAAGATGTTCCTCGCGCAATTTTTTTAATTGATCGACCGGACCAACTGTTGATATGGTAATGCCGTCGGTTGGAAAGTTGAGCCCATATCTATCTCGGAGAATATGGATTGCTTTTATCAAGTTGTCATAATTGAATAAAGGCTCTCCCATACCCATAAAAACGATACGGTTTACTTTTCGACGCAACAATATAATCTGTTGTACGATTTCTGACGATGTTAGATTACGAACAAAGCCATTTCGCCCGGACTCACAAAAAATACAACCAACAGGACAACCGACTTGTGTGCTCACGCAAACAGTTCCACCATCTCGCCGCTTGATAAAAACCGTTTCAATGTATTTGTTGTCTTTCAGTTCGTAAACATACTTTTCAGTATCACTGCTTTTGCAAATATTTTTTACCAACATTGATAGATTTTTTTTGCGTGGTAATTGCTTATATAATTCTTCATATAAGGCTTTTGCTTCATTCTCGCCAATAACTTCCGACATTTCTTTGTAAGTAAATCCGTATGGATCATTCCGTACTTCCGCAGGCGTATATTTAGGTAAACGTTTCATTTTTATATCCTTTCTTCTAAATAATAAAAGTTTGTTTTTCTGTATTTTTGATTACAATCTCTAAGCGTTAGGCATTTCTCTTTGGTTGATCGGTCTTGTAGCAATACACTTGATTTTGTTTTTATTACCATCAAAACGGACAGTAGCGCTGTGGATTACATACGGCTTTACTCTATTCGCCTTTTTCTCTCAACTCATTTTGTGGATAGTTATTTGGAAGCAACCACTTTCACATACGGAGCAATTTTATCACATGCCAATGTTTCTCTTTTCTGTTGTTTATCTGGTTGGACAACTTGCTATATGTGTTGTGTTTGCGATAATTGTCCCGCTTATTAAAGTTGCAATTCTTGTAAATTCCCTGTTGCTTCTTGCGATATTTTCTTTTTTGATTTTTTCCGGTATTGGGCGTAATTATATATCGCATGTGGACAAACGCCAAAAAAATCACCATACAGAATTATAAGGAGGGAGAAACATGAAGCAGCTCACATGTGAGATGTGCGGTAGCACGGATTT encodes:
- a CDS encoding type IV toxin-antitoxin system AbiEi family antitoxin domain-containing protein; this translates as MYYQFDRYGRYLTLTQEDCKAITEWINEYFVGGSAPFPLSGAIPAADYKFVIDYYTDVEFVDNRDLKAPGEMAKYNQETNAARNKEKGKRRVQERFSAACGAVKVGDTLTTKQLVEMGYTDDKARKRLIDSGVLKRIKRGYYLVLSV
- a CDS encoding NADH peroxidase, which codes for MQLIFYVNRGFSSVPRRRTAKPFGYFTGECTEVGMYLAMARVAHREGYPEIGLYWEKAAYEEAEHAAKFAELLGEVVTDSTKKNLEMRVDAENGATAGKFELAKKAKELNLDAIHDTVHEMARDEARHGKAFEGLLKRYFG
- a CDS encoding SprT-like domain-containing protein, producing MKELTSYNRVAGYLNKVFDLLNAEFFENALSRPTITIQSTPRAYGHFSLREDTWVSKLGGTHEINIGAGTLARPIEEVAATLLHEMVHYYNYENGVQDCSRGNTYHNRRFKAAAEAHGLIVEHSDKYGWSHTSPSDELLDFILENGLTDILISRNEFAGFHITGTGTHSGTGTTPPPPRTSSTRKYICPCCGNSVRATKEVHIACLDCSAPMVLAG
- a CDS encoding 23S rRNA (adenine(2503)-C(2))-methyltransferase RlmN; the protein is MKRLPKYTPAEVRNDPYGFTYKEMSEVIGENEAKALYEELYKQLPRKKNLSMLVKNICKSSDTEKYVYELKDNKYIETVFIKRRDGGTVCVSTQVGCPVGCIFCESGRNGFVRNLTSSEIVQQIILLRRKVNRIVFMGMGEPLFNYDNLIKAIHILRDRYGLNFPTDGITISTVGPVDQLKKLREEHLKIQLTISLHAATQSARNRIIPHMRIYAIEDVVKQALSYSERHNRKIVFAYLLLPGINDRPSDVRQLAKWFRGKKVMINVLQYNPTSNSRIKAPQKREIVAFKHQLEQAGLEVTMRVSHGREINAACGQLANTYNKFKKK
- a CDS encoding WYL domain-containing transcriptional regulator, with the translated sequence MARAEKQKVKTLFVAKYFLENSDENHPVTAGDIVDYLREECGIDVERRAIYRDIAALRDVYGMDIAGGQGGKYRLLSRQFEFDDLRLLAECVHAAKFISASKAKELVQTISEFCSIYQAEELQKEVFLCDRVKTTRNNILLTVGVIYAAMATKQDGKPHTPQKITFKYLKYTLQNKGEQVERRKGATYKVSPYKLLINEGNYYLLAFDDKAQDMRTYRIDRMKEVNAVDEPREGAKVFAELDMESYTRRVFSMFGGTQKRVSIRFINSLLDTAIERFGTSPDVFYRQDDEKHFVVTANVEVSDQFFAWVCGFRKRAAIINPPDVVESMKKFLEDIETRYQVEES
- a CDS encoding zinc ribbon domain-containing protein, encoding MERICPHCGAPLPEEASFCPRCARDIHPRRTAKPPAPLRKKRLLGLLVLAALIAGGVYWALQARAPQVYDGVGEVIYTDGDTAYQVLVAWPNDRCAPAPDIYQNGRAEETTRWPSRLYVNYKDTGADAWDEFSARVESFRVEVEQDARGASELTAEAPTVRDDYSPDAAMVSTLDFTGDCGEPQVVWVLELTNGDVIRVRQTMHVTLINTYVYDYHDYPMETLEQLRTLLDRIEAETDRLDEVLVYLPPVTYTGKLELTGRSYEFHGCTDGTGRTVFTDTVHVATEQAYWLNFFYDIDFVGDGSGVGLSFSVSGRATDCTFTGWKTAVLGYGYAWVNVIGCHLADNQVGFHFNSTGQSANHSLYNDNRFENNGTAVLLESVPTDMTLDFMGSVFTGNGIDIDNRCDHSLDISQAVFS
- a CDS encoding tyrosine-type recombinase/integrase, coding for MEATMNKKTKALTTEQYKEIIQTMREGFSGCRSNERIATALVLEGNLGLRISDILKLRPCDIVRDGDRYRLEITEQKTGKRRVFTVPLVIQQYIENYCLRNGIDRNALIFPITERAIQKQLHIVCDYLGFEGISTHSFRKWYATEIYKANGYDIALVQRLLQHSSAAVTQRYIGIEPQRIETAIQNHAQLI
- a CDS encoding site-specific integrase; the encoded protein is MGTESSASVFQLASGMWAFRYTFTKNGKRVSKQVSKDESGNPLKSRRAATRARQIAIDNELNARKPKPTVRKTVQEVYQEYCANGRSDRAYTTKRKQDSLWKNHLCARFGERYIDEISAAEVVDYLTELYCSRGLSYRYVEGFLKMFYLLFGQAYSRNYLDVDSYNKLCVNKDTKIHMPKLKTDDDLDIVSFNREELVVLDDYFHGTNAETAYLLGRYCGLRINECYGLKWSNVDLKNGTILIDRQMQYQQGRIKLVSLKTRNAKRTIQMCDKLKVYFQGLAERREQDQFRLADLREQNQRIIEDLDGSKISSTELVNCLPDGKIQTVNSMKFHTRAVKAKCGIMFKYHYLRHTYGTMMAELNTPQHLLCSQMGHGNIQVTQRYYIALSKAGIDILRENLNRL
- a CDS encoding helix-turn-helix domain-containing protein, with the protein product MPIKYKVDVIAALKEAGYNTTRIRKEKIMGEAMLQKIRSGQMVSWATLETICGLLNCQPGDLLEYVREAPGDR